A region of Streptomyces deccanensis DNA encodes the following proteins:
- a CDS encoding DUF6716 putative glycosyltransferase → MPASATNGLRVAVLADSDTRWKWGALTATRLAPENADIRLDGFLLRGRATPTARQLQEVGVRPDSLREVTGLEFLRTMKEATKDGTDENAHEDAYDVVVLSLVGGGVQAMLHGLRRAWAGRTKRPVVVTGYVGVVYEKLADGLLLRHGADLVLANSRQDADRFRAVYEGVGADASSVTEVALPFLGGSPYTGTRDPYTVVFAVQPSVPDNRKDRTYLLNRLVQHARLHPDRQVLLKLRSKPGEHTTHIEELPYQKLAEKLPGGLPANFRLSYGNMGEVLDTTDLLVTVSSTAALESLHRRIPTVVLTDLGIRETLGNHHFVGSGCLASWDQLDAGYEPAPDPEWVARQGVAAGGTSGTASGQGSYATAFDAARTRIAKLVAAPELPPLAPYYTPVTAPGYLPGILARHHLGPDGTPLPGAPAADRQAGPVRQIVRRAARGAYRHGVQRVAPVIRRMGEL, encoded by the coding sequence GTGCCAGCAAGTGCTACGAACGGCCTGCGAGTCGCCGTACTCGCGGATTCCGACACCCGGTGGAAATGGGGCGCGCTCACCGCGACCCGTCTCGCTCCGGAGAACGCGGACATCCGCCTGGACGGCTTCCTCCTGCGCGGCCGAGCCACCCCCACCGCCCGCCAGCTCCAGGAGGTCGGCGTCCGCCCCGACTCCCTGCGCGAGGTGACCGGCCTCGAATTCCTGCGCACCATGAAGGAGGCCACGAAGGACGGCACCGACGAGAACGCTCACGAGGACGCGTACGACGTCGTCGTGCTCTCCCTCGTCGGCGGGGGCGTCCAGGCGATGCTGCACGGCCTGCGCCGGGCCTGGGCGGGGCGCACGAAGCGGCCCGTGGTCGTCACCGGTTACGTCGGTGTCGTCTACGAGAAGCTCGCCGACGGTCTGCTGCTGCGGCACGGCGCGGACCTCGTCCTCGCCAACTCCCGCCAGGACGCGGACCGTTTCCGGGCCGTGTACGAGGGCGTGGGCGCGGACGCCTCCTCGGTCACCGAGGTCGCCCTGCCGTTCCTGGGCGGCAGCCCGTACACCGGCACCCGGGACCCCTACACGGTCGTCTTCGCCGTCCAGCCGTCCGTCCCGGACAACCGCAAGGACCGGACGTACCTGCTGAACCGCCTCGTCCAGCACGCGAGGCTGCACCCGGACCGCCAGGTGCTGCTGAAGCTGCGCTCCAAGCCGGGCGAGCACACCACGCACATCGAGGAACTCCCCTACCAGAAGCTGGCGGAGAAGCTCCCCGGCGGTCTGCCGGCCAACTTCCGCCTCTCGTACGGGAACATGGGCGAGGTCCTCGACACCACCGACCTGCTGGTCACCGTCAGCTCCACGGCCGCCCTGGAGTCGCTGCACCGCCGGATCCCCACCGTCGTCCTCACCGACCTCGGGATCCGCGAGACCCTCGGCAACCACCACTTCGTGGGCTCGGGCTGCCTCGCCTCCTGGGACCAGCTGGACGCCGGGTACGAGCCGGCGCCGGACCCGGAGTGGGTGGCCCGGCAGGGCGTCGCCGCCGGCGGCACCTCCGGGACGGCCTCCGGGCAGGGCTCGTACGCCACCGCCTTCGACGCGGCCCGCACCCGCATCGCGAAGCTGGTCGCGGCGCCCGAACTGCCGCCCCTCGCCCCGTACTACACGCCCGTCACCGCGCCCGGCTACCTCCCCGGCATCCTCGCCCGCCACCACCTCGGCCCCGACGGAACACCGCTGCCCGGGGCGCCCGCCGCCGACCGGCAGGCCGGACCCGTACGGCAGATCGTGCGCCGGGCCGCACGCGGCGCCTACCGCCACGGGGTGCAGCGCGTGGCGCCCGTCATCCGCCGGATGGGGGAGCTGTGA
- a CDS encoding N-acylneuraminate cytidylyltransferase — MSHPEAGQAPSARRVLAVIPARGGSKGVPAKNLAPVGGVPLVARAVRECLAAQLVTDVVVSTDDHAIAAAARESGAEVVLRPAAIAGDTATSEAAVLHALDAHESRHGAPVDVVLLVQCTSPFILREDIDGVARAVVEHGADTSLTVAPFHGFIWRDTADEPATAEAAHPGAVAGETPEPTDTAGGYGVNHDKSFRPRRQDRPQDLLETGAAYAMDAAGLRKHQHRFFGRTELVRTDPARVLEIDDPHDLARAQALAPLFDANRPGALPTYDDIDAVVLDFDGTQTDDRVLIDSDGREFVSVHRGDGLGIAALRRSGLKMLILSTEQNPVVAARARKLQIPVLHGIDRKDLALKQWCEEQGIAPERVLYVGNDVNDLPCFALVGWPVAVGSAHDVVRGAARAVTTVPGGEGAIREIAGWILGPSLDSLDSLTK, encoded by the coding sequence ATGTCCCACCCGGAAGCGGGCCAAGCGCCTTCCGCCCGCCGCGTCCTCGCCGTGATCCCCGCGCGCGGCGGCTCCAAGGGCGTCCCCGCGAAGAACCTCGCCCCCGTCGGCGGCGTCCCGCTGGTGGCCCGCGCGGTCCGCGAGTGCCTCGCCGCCCAGCTGGTGACGGACGTCGTCGTCTCCACCGACGACCACGCCATCGCCGCCGCCGCCCGTGAGTCCGGCGCCGAGGTGGTCCTGCGTCCCGCCGCCATCGCCGGCGACACCGCCACCTCCGAGGCCGCCGTCCTGCACGCCCTGGACGCCCACGAGTCCCGGCACGGCGCCCCGGTCGACGTCGTCCTCCTCGTCCAGTGCACCAGCCCGTTCATCCTCCGCGAGGACATCGACGGCGTGGCCCGGGCCGTCGTCGAGCACGGCGCCGACACCTCCCTCACCGTCGCCCCGTTCCACGGCTTCATCTGGCGGGACACCGCCGACGAGCCCGCGACCGCCGAGGCCGCCCACCCGGGAGCCGTGGCCGGTGAGACGCCGGAACCCACCGACACCGCCGGCGGCTACGGCGTCAACCACGACAAGTCCTTCCGCCCCCGGCGCCAGGACCGCCCGCAGGACCTGCTGGAGACCGGCGCCGCCTACGCCATGGACGCGGCCGGACTGCGCAAGCACCAGCACCGCTTCTTCGGCCGGACGGAACTCGTCCGCACCGACCCCGCCCGGGTCCTGGAGATCGACGACCCGCACGACCTCGCCCGCGCCCAGGCCCTCGCACCGCTCTTCGACGCGAACCGCCCCGGCGCCCTCCCCACCTACGACGACATCGACGCCGTAGTCCTCGACTTCGACGGCACCCAGACCGACGACCGGGTGTTGATCGACTCCGACGGACGGGAGTTCGTCTCCGTGCACCGCGGCGACGGACTCGGCATCGCGGCCCTCCGCAGGAGCGGCCTGAAGATGCTCATCCTGTCCACGGAACAGAACCCGGTCGTCGCCGCACGGGCCCGGAAGCTGCAGATCCCGGTCCTCCACGGCATCGACCGGAAAGACCTCGCACTGAAGCAGTGGTGCGAGGAGCAGGGCATCGCGCCGGAGCGCGTGCTCTACGTCGGCAACGACGTCAACGACCTCCCGTGCTTCGCCCTCGTGGGCTGGCCCGTGGCGGTCGGCAGCGCCCACGACGTCGTACGCGGCGCCGCACGCGCGGTCACCACCGTCCCCGGCGGTGAAGGCGCGATCCGGGAGATCGCCGGCTGGATCCTCGGCCCCTCCCTCGACTCTCTCGACTCCCTCACCAAGTAA
- a CDS encoding glycosyltransferase family 2 protein produces MVKLSVIVPFYNVQQYAPDTLKSLGANAREDFEFILVDDCSRDETPDILARAERELPGAVYVRHEKNGGLATARNTGIDKARGEYLTFLDGDDWLAPGYYPQLLGAIEELGCDFVRTDHVQCTARARSIHRVPNGRRGVVMNPRDAILPADRSTSVDYAFAWAGIYHRRLVDKGVLHFTHGLRTAEDRPWIWKLHREADSFATVGLLGVFYRRGVASSLTQIGDVRQLDFIRAFDQVIAETAQDRDADQLLPKAVRTYCAIISHHLGSIERFEPAVARKLKSMSAVALRRMPQDVLDDALDSMDVQRATRLRRLRRRPAASGVAA; encoded by the coding sequence GTGGTCAAGCTCTCCGTCATCGTGCCGTTCTACAACGTGCAGCAATACGCGCCCGACACCCTGAAGAGCCTCGGAGCCAACGCTCGTGAGGACTTCGAATTCATTCTCGTCGACGACTGCTCCCGCGACGAGACACCGGACATTCTCGCGCGCGCGGAGCGCGAGCTGCCGGGGGCGGTGTACGTCAGACACGAGAAGAACGGAGGACTGGCGACCGCGCGCAACACGGGCATCGACAAGGCCCGCGGCGAGTACCTCACGTTCCTCGACGGGGACGACTGGCTCGCCCCCGGGTACTACCCTCAACTGCTCGGTGCCATCGAGGAGTTGGGCTGCGACTTCGTGCGTACGGACCATGTCCAGTGCACCGCGCGGGCCCGCTCGATCCACCGCGTGCCCAACGGGCGGCGCGGCGTGGTGATGAACCCGCGCGACGCGATCCTGCCCGCGGACCGCTCGACCTCCGTCGACTACGCGTTCGCCTGGGCGGGCATCTACCACCGCCGACTGGTCGACAAGGGTGTGCTGCACTTCACCCACGGGCTGCGCACGGCCGAGGACCGGCCGTGGATCTGGAAGCTCCACCGGGAGGCCGATTCGTTCGCCACGGTGGGGCTGCTCGGCGTCTTCTACCGGCGCGGTGTGGCCTCTTCGCTGACCCAGATCGGCGACGTACGACAGCTCGATTTCATTCGCGCATTCGACCAGGTCATCGCGGAGACCGCGCAGGACCGGGACGCGGACCAGCTTCTCCCCAAGGCCGTGCGCACTTATTGCGCGATTATCTCCCACCATTTGGGATCCATCGAAAGGTTCGAGCCGGCGGTGGCACGGAAACTCAAGTCGATGAGCGCGGTCGCGCTGCGCAGAATGCCGCAGGACGTGCTCGACGACGCCCTCGACTCCATGGACGTCCAGCGCGCCACCCGGCTGCGCCGGCTGCGCCGCCGTCCCGCCGCCTCGGGGGTCGCCGCATGA
- a CDS encoding N-acetylneuraminate synthase family protein, with translation MSTNSRLRTFGSKTAGPGHPVYVVGEIGINHNGELENAFKLIDAAAEAGCDAVKFQKRTPEICTPRDQWDIERDTPWGRMTYIDYRHRVEFGEDEYRQIDEYAKSKNIDWFASPWDTEAVAFLEKFDVPAHKVASASLTDDELLRALRATGRTVILSTGMSTPKQIRHAVEVLGSDNILLCHATSTYPAKAEELNLRVINTLQAEYPNVPIGYSGHETGLQTTLAAVALGATFVERHITLDRAMWGSDQAASVEPQGLTRLVRDIRTIEASLGDGVKKVYESELGPMKKLRRVTGVVAEAEIAVAAGEPVGV, from the coding sequence ATGAGCACCAACTCCCGTCTGCGCACGTTCGGTTCGAAGACCGCCGGCCCGGGTCACCCCGTCTACGTCGTCGGTGAGATCGGCATCAACCACAACGGTGAGCTGGAGAACGCCTTCAAGCTGATCGACGCCGCCGCCGAGGCCGGCTGCGACGCGGTCAAGTTCCAGAAGCGCACCCCCGAGATCTGCACCCCCCGCGACCAGTGGGACATCGAGCGCGACACCCCCTGGGGCCGCATGACCTACATCGACTACCGCCACCGTGTGGAGTTCGGTGAGGACGAGTACCGCCAGATCGACGAGTACGCCAAGAGCAAGAACATCGACTGGTTCGCCTCCCCGTGGGACACCGAGGCCGTCGCCTTCCTGGAGAAGTTCGACGTCCCCGCCCACAAGGTGGCCTCCGCCTCCCTGACCGACGACGAGCTGCTGCGCGCCCTGCGCGCCACCGGCCGCACGGTCATCCTCTCCACCGGCATGTCGACCCCGAAGCAGATCCGCCACGCGGTCGAGGTCCTCGGCTCCGACAACATCCTGCTCTGCCACGCCACCTCGACGTACCCGGCGAAGGCCGAGGAGCTGAACCTCCGCGTCATCAACACCCTCCAGGCCGAGTACCCGAACGTCCCGATCGGCTACTCCGGCCACGAGACGGGCCTGCAGACCACCCTCGCCGCCGTCGCCCTCGGCGCCACCTTCGTCGAGCGCCACATCACCCTCGACCGCGCCATGTGGGGCTCCGACCAGGCCGCCTCCGTCGAGCCCCAGGGCCTGACCCGTCTGGTCCGCGACATCCGCACCATCGAGGCCTCCCTCGGCGACGGCGTCAAGAAGGTCTACGAGTCCGAGCTCGGCCCCATGAAGAAGCTGCGCCGTGTCACCGGCGTCGTCGCCGAGGCGGAGATCGCCGTGGCGGCGGGCGAGCCGGTCGGCGTCTGA